The genomic segment GACGGGGCCACTGGCGCTTCACCGGCGCTTGGTTCATCCGAAGCGTCAGACCCTTGTTCATCGCGTCGCCGAACCGCACGGCGCTGAACATCGGACCGTACGCGCCTATGACCGAGACGGTGCCGCCCTTGCGCACGGAGTCGATCGCCCAGTTGAGCGCCACCGGCGAGCCGCCCTGCATCTTGAGCTTGGCCGAGGTGACGTGCTGGATCACGTGGCCGTCGGCTTCGGCGCCGACCGCGTCGATGACGACATCGGCGCCCAGGCCGTCGGTCATCTTCTTCAGCTCCCGCACGATGTCCCCCACCTGCGCGAACGAGACGGTCTCCGCGAAGGCGAACTCCTCCGCCTTGCGCAGCCGGTAGTCGAGGTGGTCGACGACGATCACGCGGCCGGCGCCCATGAGCCAGCACGACCGCGCCGCCGCCAGGCCGACCGGCCCGGCGCCGAACACCACCGCGGTGTCGCCCTCCACGATGTCGGCCAGCTGGGCGCCGAAGTAGCCCGTCGAGAACGCGTCGGTGAGGAGGAGAGCGTCCTCGTCGGCGATGTCCTCCGGGATCACCGTCGGCCCGACATCGGCGAACGGCACCCTCACGAGCTCGGCCTGCCCGCCGTCGTAGCCGCCCGTCGAGTGCGAGTACCCGTAGATGCCGCCGATCGCCGTGGCGTTGGGATTGACGTT from the Microbacterium atlanticum genome contains:
- a CDS encoding zinc-dependent alcohol dehydrogenase, whose amino-acid sequence is MKAMTYRGPYKLRVENKPEPRIEHPNDAIVRVELAAICGSDLHLYHGMMPDTRIGHTFGHEFIGRVEQVGGSVRTLSVGDRVMVPFNIYCGSCFFCARGLYSNCHNVNPNATAIGGIYGYSHSTGGYDGGQAELVRVPFADVGPTVIPEDIADEDALLLTDAFSTGYFGAQLADIVEGDTAVVFGAGPVGLAAARSCWLMGAGRVIVVDHLDYRLRKAEEFAFAETVSFAQVGDIVRELKKMTDGLGADVVIDAVGAEADGHVIQHVTSAKLKMQGGSPVALNWAIDSVRKGGTVSVIGAYGPMFSAVRFGDAMNKGLTLRMNQAPVKRQWPRLFEHIRAGYVRPSELITHRIPLDEIAEGYHIFASKLDDIIKPVIIPAT